The genomic DNA CGAGCTGGGCCCGGCGCAGATCAACCACCTTGACCGCGAGCGCGTCATCAACGTCGAGGCCAACACGCAGAACCGCCCGCTGAGCGAGGTGGTGGGCGACATCACTACCCGGCTGGAGTCGGTGCGTATGCCGGTGGGTTACCAGCTCACCTTTGGCGGCGACACGGAGGACCAGACGGAGGTGTTCGGGCGCATCATGTTCGCGCTGGGCGTGGCGGTGATGCTGATGTACCTGATCCTGGTGGTGCAGTTCGGCAGCTTCCTGGACCCGCTGGCGATTCTCCTCTCGCTGCCGCTGTCGCTGATCGGCGTGGTGCTGGGGCTGAAGATCGCCGGGAGCACGCTGAACCTGATGAGCATGATCGGCATCATCATGCTCATGGGCATCGTCGCCAAGAACGCCATCCTGCTGATCGACTTCGCCAAGTGGTCCAAGGAAAGCGGGATGAGCACGCGCGACGCGCTGATCGAGGCGGGCGCCATCCGGCTGCGCCCGATCCTGATGACCACCTTCGCGCTGATCGCCGGCATGCTTCCCGTGGCCCTGGGCCGCGGCGAGGGCGCCCAGTTCCGCGCGCCGATGGGCATCGCCATCATCGGCGGCGTGCTGACCAGCACCCTGCTGACGCTGCTGGTGATCCCCACCGTGTGGGAGCTGCTCGACGACATGCGCGAGGCCGTGCTGGGCCGCTTCCGCCGCACCCCCTCGGCGGGGCACGGCGGCGGCCATGGCGGGGGGGCGCACGGCGTGGACCGCGCCATCCCGGTGGAGCCCCGGCTGGTGGGGCGCGAGCCCGCGCACCAGGGCGATTGACCCATGCATCCCGCGCCGCGCACCCGCATCATGGTGCGCGGCGCGGGACGCCCCCGGCGGCGCGGGTGAATCCGCCGGAGCCGCCGCTCCCGTACCTGCGAGAGTCGGCGGAGCGAAGGGCCGGCCGGTGAAACGGGCCGGACGCAGCGGTGTATGAGGGCGTCCCCGGTGGTACGGGGACGCGGCCGGCGCCGAAAGGCCCGGGCGCTTTCTTCTTTCCAGGGTTCCATGCAGACGTCGCGCGAGGAGCCGGCCCCCGGGGCCGGCACCGCGGTTCTCGAAAAAACCAGGCAGCGGCGCACGCCGCGCCCTCACAGCTGGCCCGAGCGGCGGCTGGCCTCGGCCGGGCGCAGCGCCGAGCGGCTGCTGGAGCACGCCGGGGGGATGGCGACGCTGGTGTGGCGCACCCTGGTGTACCTGTTCACGGGGCGCATTCCCTTCCGCGAGTTCGCCAACCAGGTCTACTGGATGGGCGTGGGCTCCATTCCCATCGTCATGGTCACGGGGAGCCTGGCCGGCGTGGTGACCTCGCAGCAGGGCGGCTACCAGTTCACCGGCAACATGCCGCTGGAGTACCTGGGCAGCGTCGTCGCGAGCAGCATCATCCTGGAGCTGGGCCCCGTGCTGACCGCGGTGGTGCTCATCGGCCGGGTGGGCGCGCGCATCACGGCCGAGCTGGGCACCATGCGGGTGTCGGAGCAGATCGACGCGCTGTACTCGCTGGGCCGCGACCCGGTGCGCACGCTGGTGGCCCCGCGCATCGTGGCGGGCATCGTCTCGGTACCCATCCTGGTGGCCATCGCCAACCTGGTGGGGCTGTACGCGGGGATGATGGCCGCGCAGTTCACGGTGGGGCTGGGGCGGCAGTCGTTCTTCTACGGCGCCAGCCTGTTCTGGCACGACTGGGACATGTTCTACTCGCTCTCCAAGGCGCTGGCGTTCGGCTTCGTGATCCCGCTGGTGGCCTGCCACATGGGCCTGGCCACGCGCGGCGGCGCCGAGGGGGTGGGGCGCTACACCACGGCCGCCGTGGTGACCATGACGCTGGGCGTGCTGATCCTGGACGCCCTGTTCCCGCCCCTCCTGCTCAACTGAGGGAGGGCCGCGTGAACGACGTGATGGTGGACTACCGCGACCTGTACAAGTCGTTCGACCACCCGGTGCTGGCGGGGGTGGACCTGGCCGTGGGGCGGGGGGAGACGATTTCCGTCGTCGGCCACTCGGGCACGGGCAAGAGCGTGCTGCTCAAGACCACCATCGGGCTGATCATGCCCGACGAGGGCGACGTGGTGGTCGACGGGCAGTCGGTGTGCGGCGCCACCCGCCAGCAGATGCAGGCGCTTCGCCGCAAGGTGGGCTACGTGTTCCAGAACGCCGCGCTCTTCGACAGCATGACGGTGTTCGAGAACGTGGCGCAGGGGCTGAGCGACGAGGAGCAGCGCGGCCTGGGCGGCAAGGGGCTGATGGGCCGCGTGGTCGAGGCGCTGGAGCTGGTGAACCTGGAGCCCCGCAAGGTGCTGTCGAAGCTGCCCTCGCAGCTGTCCGGCGGCATGCGCAAGCGGGTGGGGATCGCGCGGGCCATCATCGGCCGCCCGCAGATCCTGCTGTACGACGAGCCGGTGACCGGGCTGGACCCGGTGAACGGCACGGTGGTGCACCGGCTGATCGCGCGGCTGGGCGCCGAGCTGGGGGTGACGTCCATCATCGTCACCCACGACATCGAGGGAACGCTCCCCATCAGCGACCGGGTGGCCATGCTGGACCACGGCTTCATCCGGTTCGTCGGCACTGCCGACGAGTTTCGCGACAGCGACGACCCGCTCGTGCGGGCCTTCCTGGAACGCGACGTACCCGACAACGACGAGCTACTGGTATGATCCAGCGCGCCGACGGCCGGGCGCCCACCGCGCCGGCCCATAGACTTTCCAACGACGACCTGCGGGCGATGGCTCCCATGCGTGCACCGCGACGCGAAATTCACGTCGGGCTCTTCGTGGTGATCGGCCTGCTGGCCGTGCTCACCGCCCTTTTCGCGCTCACCGACCCGGGCACCTTCCGCGGCCGCTACCACGCCTACACCGTGGTCAAGGACGCCGACGGCATCCGCAAGGGCGACCCGGTGCGGCTGAAGGGGGTGAACATCGGCCGCATCCGCGACTTCCAGATCGGGCCGAACGGCGTGCGGGTGAGCATGGAGTTCGAAAAGGAGTACCACGTTCCCGCGGGCTCCAGCGTGTCCATCGTCTCCGGCGGCATCCTGCAGTCCATGGTCGCCGAGATCCAGCCCGGCACCTCCACCGAGCGCATCGCGGACGGCACGGTGCTGCCGTACGTGGAAGAGGCGGGCTTCGCGCAGCAGGCGGAGAAAGTGGTGGCCAACTCCGACAGCGTGCTGGTCGCCGCCCAGGCGCTGCTCAGCCAGCGGACGGTGTCGGCGGTGGGAAACAGCGCGGTGGAGATGGAGCAGCTCCTCCGCCAATTGACGCTGCTGGCCACCGACCAGCGCAGGCAGCTGGCGCAGCTCACCACCAGCCTGAACGCCTCGGCGGCGGGGCTGCAGGGCGCCGTCTCGCAGCCGGAGCTGGCGCGGGCCATCGCGCGCACCGACTCCATGACCATCCGGCTGGACGCGGCCACGGGCTCGCTTCAGCAGGCGGGGCAGTCGCTTGCGGCGCTGACGGCGCGGGTAGAGGCGGGCGAGGGCACACTGGGCAAGCTGACGACCGACGACCAGCTGTACCAGAACCTGAACGCCGCGGTCACCAGCCTCAACCAGCTGACGGCCGACATCCGCGCCAACCCGGGGCGCTACATCAACGTGCGCGTGTTCTGACCGCGGTGACGGACGCCATTCCGGGCCAGATCCCGCCCTCGATCGAAAAGATCCTGCGGCGCTTCGCCACCCTGACGCCCGACATGACGCGGCAGGCGCTGGTGCAGTACGCCAAGAAGCTGCCGGACCTGCCGGAGCGGTTCGCGGGACTCGACGCGGCGCAGTTCCGCGTGCACGAGTGCCAGACGCCCGTCGCCATCTATCCCGAGGTGGTGGATGGCAGGATGTACTACCACGCCGACGTCC from Longimicrobium sp. includes the following:
- a CDS encoding efflux RND transporter permease subunit, which gives rise to IMIQLQGPDITVLNRLAEQVLGQVRQVPGAVDVDLSTKGQKPELTVELNRGLAGSLGVTAAQVAQAMRPAFAGIDVGDWVDPSGETRDVYVRFNPEARSRTADLARVPLVLPGGPGGQATTLPLGQVATITRELGPAQINHLDRERVINVEANTQNRPLSEVVGDITTRLESVRMPVGYQLTFGGDTEDQTEVFGRIMFALGVAVMLMYLILVVQFGSFLDPLAILLSLPLSLIGVVLGLKIAGSTLNLMSMIGIIMLMGIVAKNAILLIDFAKWSKESGMSTRDALIEAGAIRLRPILMTTFALIAGMLPVALGRGEGAQFRAPMGIAIIGGVLTSTLLTLLVIPTVWELLDDMREAVLGRFRRTPSAGHGGGHGGGAHGVDRAIPVEPRLVGREPAHQGD
- a CDS encoding ABC transporter permease; this translates as MQTSREEPAPGAGTAVLEKTRQRRTPRPHSWPERRLASAGRSAERLLEHAGGMATLVWRTLVYLFTGRIPFREFANQVYWMGVGSIPIVMVTGSLAGVVTSQQGGYQFTGNMPLEYLGSVVASSIILELGPVLTAVVLIGRVGARITAELGTMRVSEQIDALYSLGRDPVRTLVAPRIVAGIVSVPILVAIANLVGLYAGMMAAQFTVGLGRQSFFYGASLFWHDWDMFYSLSKALAFGFVIPLVACHMGLATRGGAEGVGRYTTAAVVTMTLGVLILDALFPPLLLN
- a CDS encoding ABC transporter ATP-binding protein, which codes for MNDVMVDYRDLYKSFDHPVLAGVDLAVGRGETISVVGHSGTGKSVLLKTTIGLIMPDEGDVVVDGQSVCGATRQQMQALRRKVGYVFQNAALFDSMTVFENVAQGLSDEEQRGLGGKGLMGRVVEALELVNLEPRKVLSKLPSQLSGGMRKRVGIARAIIGRPQILLYDEPVTGLDPVNGTVVHRLIARLGAELGVTSIIVTHDIEGTLPISDRVAMLDHGFIRFVGTADEFRDSDDPLVRAFLERDVPDNDELLV
- a CDS encoding MlaD family protein, with the translated sequence MIQRADGRAPTAPAHRLSNDDLRAMAPMRAPRREIHVGLFVVIGLLAVLTALFALTDPGTFRGRYHAYTVVKDADGIRKGDPVRLKGVNIGRIRDFQIGPNGVRVSMEFEKEYHVPAGSSVSIVSGGILQSMVAEIQPGTSTERIADGTVLPYVEEAGFAQQAEKVVANSDSVLVAAQALLSQRTVSAVGNSAVEMEQLLRQLTLLATDQRRQLAQLTTSLNASAAGLQGAVSQPELARAIARTDSMTIRLDAATGSLQQAGQSLAALTARVEAGEGTLGKLTTDDQLYQNLNAAVTSLNQLTADIRANPGRYINVRVF
- a CDS encoding SufE family protein, which gives rise to MTDAIPGQIPPSIEKILRRFATLTPDMTRQALVQYAKKLPDLPERFAGLDAAQFRVHECQTPVAIYPEVVDGRMYYHADVPRESAAIRALLAMIFDAVNGQPPETVLAIPPDFVRQVMGKIGLSAREAGLVAMVERLKRAAREAKQA